The nucleotide sequence GCCCACTAAGAGTGAGAAGCTCCCTAACTAAAACCACACCTTTGGTTCTGAATTTTGCTGTGGATGCTAAAGAGAAGATCAGAGATAATGGGGTTGCTGATGCTCACTTGTTAAAGCTTTTACACAATAGGTTGCTGCAGTGGCGATTTGCTAATGCACGAGCAAATGCTGTTATCTCTTCACAAAAGATGAGAGCGGAGGTTAGTAAATCCTTTTCGTACTGAATGCTTTAGAACCTTTATTATTAGCACAGTAAGTGTTTCCAatcaattttggattttaacaTTCGGCCACTTTGAATGTGACAATAGCTAATGGTTTTAGAAAATAAGTTAGTTTCAATGAAAACAAACTCGTAGGCACCTCTCTCTTGTgttcaaaaagttaaatctGTTATGTTGTACAAGCTTGTCTATGCCAACTATGTTCAAGTGGCTAAGTTTTAAGTTGTTAGTTTTCAGTTGGTTTTCAATGAGAGGCCACAAACTCTGATGAAGCGTTGTTTTCATTGCAGAAAAGATTGTACAATGCATGGATAAATATCTCTATGCTGTATGATTCTGTCAGAGCCAAAAGAATTGAATTGCAGCACCTGAAGCAGAACTTGAAACTGATATCTATTCTCAATAGGCAGGTAAGTTAATCcgctttttttatatatcttgaaCTGCCTTATCCCCCTGTGCTCTTtaagtaacatttttatagGAGTGATTTTCCCTTTTAGGTTCATTTGTATGTTCTGCCTCTTATAGCTTTGGGACCTTCTCCAAATTGGATCTTACTTAGCAagaaagttaattttttttcgtgCAAATATATAGATGGGACATCTAGAAGAGTGGTTGGTTATGGAACGGGATTACATGGGTTCTTTGGTAGGAGCTGCTGAAGCGTTGAAAGGCAGCACGCTTTGTCTACCTGTTGATTGCGGGGCAATGGTTTGACTCTTACTCACACGTATTGCCTATAGTACTGTATTGAGAAAACATATGTTATGCTTGCTGATGATGATACCATATGCAGGTAAACGTACAAAGTGTTAAGGATGCCATTTGCTCAGCAGTTGATGTTATGCAGGCAATGGCATCTTCCATATGNNNNNNNNNNNNNNNNNNNNNNNNNNNNNNNNNNNNNNNNNNNNNNNNNNNNNNNNNNNNNNNNNNNNNNNNNNNNNNNNNNNNNNNNNNNNNNNNNNNNNNNNNNNNNNNNNNNNNNNNNNNNNNNNNNNNNNNNNNNNNNNNNNNNNNNNNNNNNNNNNNNNNNNNNNNNNNNNNNNNNNNNNNNNNNNNNNNNNNNNNNNNNNNNNNNNNNNNNNNNNNNNNNNNNNNNNNNNNNNNNNNNNNNNNNNNNNNNNNNNNNNNNNNNNNNNNNNNNNNNNNNNNNNNNNNNNNNNNNNNNNNNNNNNNNNNNNNNNNNNttttttttttttttttggtcgtctATGGTACTTTTCAGTTTTTATAGATCAGGATTTGCTCATTTTATATTAAATGAGTAAAAGAGACGACGACAGTTATGAGTTATGCTCTCACGTAATTATCTCCTCTCCCACCTTCCCCACACTCTATTCTCTCGCCGGAGATTTATACTTTACAGTGCTAAACTGACTCAAATTCCAATTAAACTCAAACCCTAGTTTCGCCGGTAATCTCTTAAAACCCGATGGAGAAATCATCCACTGTATAAATCTCTCCTCACTGCTCACATTTCGCAATGTTGATTTCTCAATGTCGGAGATGACAGCTGCAGTTTCGGCTTCGTTCAACGCCGCTAAACAGAACAAACCGCCGTCGTTTCCATCGGAAGCATCGCATCGCCGTCCTAAATCACGAGATGTAGCGTCGCGATACCTTAACGGCGCTTCCTCCTTTTCGTCGTCGTCGGTTTTCCACAAATCGTCGTCACCGTCCTCCGCGGCGAAGAGATGTCAATCGCCGATTGTTACTCGACCGGTGACTCCGTCTGTTACTATAAATCGGCCGAGATCAACACCACGTCGTGACTCGTTGGATCGACGAGGTAGTGGTAGTGGTAGTGGTGGAGAGGTTTCTTCAGCGCAGAGAATGTTGTTGACTTCTGGGAGAAGCTTGTTTGCGTCGTTTCAGGCGGATTCGTTCTCAGGGATTGAGTTTAGATCGAAGCTAAACTCATCGCCGGGGAGAGGAacagtagagaagaagaagaagacgattccGACGGCAATAGCATCTAGGAGTTGTGGAGCTCAGCAAGAGAAGACAAAGCTCAATGAGCAATGGCCTAGGTCAGTGCAACCGAGTTGTTTGAGTAGGAGTGTAGACTTCACTGATACTAGGAAGAAACTGAACGGATCTGGCAATGGTGTATCTAGAGCTCTTCAGAATTCCAtggtgaataataataatagaccGCGGATAACGAGAGATTCATTGAGTGTTGGATTAGAGACTGAGAGTGTTTCTTCTGGAAGCTCTAATGGAAGAGGGAGAATGTTACCAGCTCGTGGCAATGTGGTTCAGGGGAGAGTTCCGCAATTGGCTAGTAATCTGTCGCAGCATCGGTTAGAGCCTGGCTCACAGGTTTCTAAATCTAATGGACTGAGGAAGGTATCGGTTGATAGTCATGTTTTGTCTCCTAAAGGAAGCCAATTGTTTCCAAAGAGTGAGCAGATTCGACCTGCTTCACCTAGCAAGTTTGGTATGACTGCAGCTTCCCCGAGAGGAACCAGCATTGCTAGAGGAATAAGCCCTTCGAGAGGCGTGGTTCCTCCAAGAGGGATTAGTCCTTCAGGCAGGATGAGCCCACTAAGAGTGAGAAGCTCCCTAACTAAAACCACACCTTTGGTTCTGAATTTTGCTGTGGATGCTAAAGAGAAGATCAGAGATAATGGGGTTGCTGATGCTCACTTGTTAAAGCTTTTACACAATAGGTTGCTGCAGTGGCGATTTGCTAATGCACGAGCAAATGCTGTTATCTCTTCACAAAAGATGAGAGCGGAGGTTAGTAAATCCTTTTCGTACTGAATGCTTTAGAACCTTTATTATTAGCACAGTAAGTGTTTCCAatcaattttggattttaacaTTCGGCCACTTTGAATGTGACAATAGCTAATGGTTTTAGAAAATAAGTTAGTTTCAATGAAAACAAACTCGTAGGCACCTCTCTCTTGTgttcaaaaagttaaatctGTTATGTTGTACAAGCTTGTCTATGCCAACTATGTTCAAGTGGCTAAGTTTTAAGTTGTTAGTTTTCAGTTGGTTTTCAATGAGAGGCCACAAACTCTGATGAAGCGTTGTTNNNNNNNNNNNNNNNNNNNNNNNNNNNNNNNNNNNNNNNNNNNNNNNNNNNNNNNNNNNNNNNNNNNNNNNNNNNNNNNNNNNNNNNNNNNNNNNNNNNNNNNNNNNNNNNNNNNNNNNNNNNNNNNNNNNNNNNNNNNNNNNNNNNNNNNNNNNNNNNNNNNNNNNNNNNNNNNNNNNNNNNNNNNNNNNNNNNNNNNNNNNNNNNNNNNNNNNNNNNNNNNNNNNNNNNNNNNNNNNNNNNNNNNNNNNNNNNNNNNNNNNNNNNNNNNNNNNNNNNNNNNNNNNNNNNNNNNNNNNNNNNNNNNNNNNNNNNNNNNNNNNNNNNNNNNNNNNNNNNNNNNNNNNNNNNNNNNNNNNNNNNNNNNNNNNNNNNNNNNNNNNNNNNNNNNNNNNNNNNNNNNNNNNNNNNNNNNNNNNNNNNNNNNNNNNNNNNNNNNNNNNNNNNNNNNNNNNNNNNNNNNNNNNNNNNNNNNNNNNNNNNNNNNNNNNNNNNNNNNNNNNNNNNNNNNNNNNNNNNNNNNNNNNNNNNNNNNNNNNNNNNNNNNNNNNNNNNNNNNNNNNNNNNNNNNNNNNNNNNNNNNNNNNNNNNNNNNNNNNNNNNNNNNNNNNNNNNNNNNNNNNNNNNNNNNNNNNNNNNNNNNNNNNNNNNNNNNNNNNNNNNNNNNNNNNNNNNNNNNNNNNNNNNNNNNNNNNNNNNNNNNNNNNNNNNNNNNNNNNNNNNNNNNNNNNNNNNNNNNNNNNNNNNNNNNNNNNNNNNNNNNNNNNNNNNNNNNNNNNNNNNNNNNNNNNNNNNNNNNNNNNNNNNNNNNNNNNNNNNNNNNNNNNNNNNNNNNNNNNNNNNNNNNNNNNNNNNNNNNNNNNNNNNNNNNNNNNNNNNNNNNNNNNNNNNNNNNNNNNNNNNNNNNNNNNNNNNNNNNNNNNNNNNNNNNNNNNNNNNNNNNNNNNNNNNNNNNNNNNNNNNNNNNNNNNNNNNNNNNNNNNNNNNNNNNNNNNNNNNNNNNNNNNNNNNNNNNNNNNNNNNNNNNNNNNNNNNNNNNNNNNNNNNNNNNNNNNNNNNNNNNNNNNNNNNNNNNNNNNNNNNNNNNNNNNNNNNNNNNNNNNNNNNNNNNNNNNNNNNNNNNNNNNNNNNNNNNNNNNNNNNNNNNNNNNNNNNNNNNNNNNNNNNNNNNNNNNNNNNNNNNNNNNNNNNNNNNNNNNNNNNNNNNNNNNNNNNNNNNNNNNNNNNNNNNNNNNNNNNNNNNNNNNNNNNNNNNNNNNNNNNNNNNNNNNNNNNNNNNNNNNNNNNNNNNNNNNNNNNNNNNNNNNNNNNNNNNNNNNNNNNNNNNNNNNNNNNNNNNNNNNNNNNNNNNNNNNNNNNNNNNNNNNNNNNNNNNNNNNNNNNNNNNNNNNNNNNNNNNNNNNNNNNNNNNNNNNNNNNNNNNNNNNNNNNNNNNNNNNNNNNNNNNNNNNNNNNNNNNNNNNNNNNNNNNNNNNNNNNNNNNNNNNNNNNNNNNNNNNNNNNNNNNNNNNNNNNNN is from Camelina sativa cultivar DH55 chromosome 20, Cs, whole genome shotgun sequence and encodes:
- the LOC104772750 gene encoding QWRF motif-containing protein 9-like; this translates as MSEMTAAVSASFNAAKQNKPPSFPSEASHRRPKSRDVASRYLNGASSFSSSSVFHKSSSPSSAAKRCQSPIVTRPVTPSVTINRPRSTPRRDSLDRRGSGSGSGGEVSSAQRMLLTSGRSLFASFQADSFSGIEFRSKLNSSPGRGTVEKKKKTIPTAIASRSCGAQQEKTKLNEQWPRSVQPSCLSRSVDFTDTRKKLNGSGNGVSRALQNSMVNNNNRPRITRDSLSVGLETESVSSGSSNGRGRMLPARGNVVQGRVPQLASNLSQHRLEPGSQVSKSNGLRKVSVDSHVLSPKGSQLFPKSEQIRPASPSKFGMTAASPRGTSIARGISPSRGVVPPRGISPSGRMSPLRVRSSLTKTTPLVLNFAVDAKEKIRDNGVADAHLLKLLHNRLLQWRFANARANAVISSQKMRAEVSKSFSY